Part of the Plectropomus leopardus isolate mb chromosome 7, YSFRI_Pleo_2.0, whole genome shotgun sequence genome, attctGGATAATTAAGTCAGTAATGCTCAAAATCTTTGTGAACCCAAACGCCCCCAAATTGAAACCTACACCCTTGCACACCACTCGCAGAGGCGTTACAGTTCACATAGGTCATACATGTTGCAGTGCAGAACCTCAGTGATGGATCCTCTTACCTCTTTTGATGGGGTTGTCAGCGGGGGTCACGTCGGGCTCCTCATATTCCATAACTCTCCTGTCAAAACACTGGGCGGccctacacactcacacacctctcactcacacacacacaaaccacaagTCAGTCGGTTACAAACTCCACCTGCCGCCATTTGATTCGGACATGACAGAGCTCATACTACCTGTTGGTTTCTCTAGCGCCCGGGCCGGCGCAAGCACTTGAAAACATGCACTGCCATCTCGCCTCCTTCCTGTCCCTTACAGCGGCTCCCAACACTCGGTCGTCATCTTCTCTCGCCCCTCTCTGTCAGCCTCCCTTTGTTCGGCAGTACACCTCCTcttgtgtggttgttttgaaataatttaattccCCCCGAGGCAGCGGCAGCAGAGAGTGCAGCTGGACCGGCCGGCCGCTCACAAGCCGTGCGCCCCggtctcccccctcccctccatgCGCTCTCTGTGCGCCCTGACCGTCCCAGGCTGGAGAGAGTTATGTCACCGGCTGTTACGTAATAGCAGCGGATCGGGTTTTGCTTTGTAGTGCTCAGTTGAGAAATATAATCCCATGTTGCTGCCACAAATTTCCGCCACACTAATCGAGAAAATACAATCCATACAGGAGACATTAAATTCTAGTGAAGGTTTGGCCTTTTACTTTACATTCACAGCTTAAAAAACTTCCATTAAATCCCTCATCATATAACTCTAATGGAGTTTTAATACACCTGCAGGGTTCTGCACATGCACTATATGCAGGGGGATTATTTTGACAGTAGTAGGATATGCAGTAGGCATCCTCAGTTTGTGTGAGATAGGaaaacaacagcagacacaaagaaaaCGATGAATAATCGATATGTCTTCTCGGTTTACATCATTGTGGTCAATGTTCCTCCAAGACATGGCACTCACACTGGATCCAAACACACATTCTGGGCAGCCTGTAAGAGGAGGAATATAACTGATTACATTTACTCCAGTACTTGTACAATATGCACAATGTTAAAGTAGTcttactttatacttctacttcaccgcatttacttcattacattcaTCTGACAGCTGGAGACATTCTGCAAGCCTctttaaatatgataaattcCTACAAAACAAGATAGTTCAAATCTCTTCCACCTCAacacaaggtacaaggtagatttgctaatgatttttaaaatagtttgaaaaattaaattacaattttttcttgatcctgctacatctttggatttttggagttgatgaaaatcaccagctactatgaaaattccatcctGTTGCTTGACCATGTTGCTCTTGTTAGTATGATACACTTCTGTAGTGCATTTTTTggatttgcatcagagtcttgtgtccggTCGGCTCTGAAAAAGGTCTGCCCATTCACTGCAATAGCTTGATGCGGGATGCTAGGTGTTGACCATGTCTCTATGAAGATATGCGCAGAGCAGTTTCTGATTTCCCGTCGCTGAATGAGACTCAATCGCATctcatttgatttattcttCTGCAACCGGACTTTTCATCCGGCGCTTTCGGCTTCTTTTCTCCCCTTTGGTCTGCCTGGCCATTCAGCATATGCCGTTGGGGGAGATCCTctcacagtctgctgcattcagtccaaactccacacaacttttcctgatgttaatGAGTGCTTCTCTATCGTGGAAAAGTCAttcttcagcagaaggggccatggagttgaaaaaaaatatatagaaaaatactgcaaaaaaaggagcaaggatttgaggagctactggctgctgcatctacatgcaccGTTGTCAtaacaaacatgcaaatgcaTGCAACAcgccacaacattaaaatgctgcttacatgtttacatgcattaaTGATGGTACAGTATGTATGACCAATTACATCTGATATTTTAAGTACATCTTGCTAGCAATATTGATATACTTCTATTTGAATAACATtttgattatgtattttttaatcaaaaatccATTGCATAGTGGTTTCCATGGCAGCTTGCAGAACTAAAACTGCCAAGTGTGTAGGAGTCACAAACCCTGCATCAAGGTGCAAATGGGGTGGtggataggtcaaacaaactctggacttgcACCCCGAGAGCCCAATGTTCATGCACCGTATGAAACCGAAAGTCAGTTGAGTTATTTCAGTAAACAGGCACTGTGGTAAAATGGTTAATGGACCAGcacatgtgctgctgtgtgtgattGCTACTTAGCAACCACACACCAATGAAACAGCCATCAGGGGCAGTTTGGCATTCAGTATCTTGGCCACggacactttgacatgttgactgaagGAGCCAGGGATCGAACCGCCAACCTACCAATTAGAGATTTTTCAGCTCTACCTTTGAGCCACAGCCACACTGGCATATGTATACATTATATTTGAAACAAACATGCTTATttaaaccatgatgttttttcccaaACCTAATCACGTACTTTGTTGCCCTAACCCAAGGATGTAAACCTATAAACTCTTCCTGTAAAAGTTTTTTATCTACACACTACATTTGTCTTGCAGAGAGACTttatgcatttaacaagcagagAATGTACATTCCttgtgaaaatggaagtttattttgaaaaggcacaATGAATGCAACGCCAgggccacactgcatgcatgaggAACTTGTGATAGCTACCTTGCTGAACTGCTGCGGCTCATACGCTTGCGGTGGTCTACCTGCTGCTAAAACTAGCCTAATAATTTCCACAGTTAAAAGCAGATACTAATTTATGGAGCTGTACAAGCTACCACATTATCAACAACACGATCACGCTGATATTTCACAGTTAAAGCCTTATGTCAACATCTGAAGGGATTCTAtcaacagaaacattgtcagaagtcttattttgaaataaaaaggtTGATAAAACAGATGTATTTGTATTCCTTGTATCTGTCTGTGACAGACAAAGACATTGAGGTGATACAGTGTTTGTATGGCTatcaaaacacttttcatggtctatttttgctgaaaactgcacaTTATGCTGTAAAATGGGTGAGACTCTAATTCTCTAGATATGAGCCACAGCTGAGCCTGAGCAGcactgctcacacaggcagtgtgttTGCTCTAAATTGTTGACAAGGGTGccgaaattaaaaaaaacaacaggttcgGTGATGCACACGTGTTcctcatgcaggcagtgtggcttGGACATGAGGAATATAAATTGACACTCTGACACAACGCATCCAAACTGACATAAGAGGGGTACCTACATATTTTGATGTGTAGGACCTCTATACATGTGTCTGTATCTGACAAAGTGAGAACATGAAACTATGATGGTCAACACAAATAAGCAAAATCGTGAAAGGCCCTATCTAGAGCAGgagtttgatttgtccattatGAGCCATTGTAGAACAACATCCGTGGAAGATTTTAGATGCCTGTGCATCGCACACACATAACCTTTAAATCTAATGTTTATTTAACGTggtattttacttgagtaaaggaGCTAATACCTAAATGTTAAGTATTTTACTTGATTAGCATTCACAGTTCCCTTTatttattagattatttttgtcatattactAATTGGTAACCATTTCAACATTAAACAAGGCCCAATTTGtgaaagaaaagttttattATGTTCAGGAGGCCGATTCCTATAACTGTTAACTGTCAAGTCACTTAACTTACCAACATAACTTACTTAAATTAGGCTTTCCAAGTGCAAGTTGCACATTAGGGCTAATATCTGCAGTAAAAATCAGTTCTGGAAGTGCTGCAGTGGACAGAGCTTGTTGCAGGTGGTTTAACTGAAAACTGCCCCCACTCTGCATCCCCACCCCCAGCCGCTTCCTCAAACCCAACTTGACCACATGACACTTcaggggaaaagaaaaactgctggTGTTCATTAGTCCTGCAACCAcctctcgctcacacacacacacacacacacacacacacacacacacacacacacacactcactaacaAGTTTTTAGAAACTCAGGCAGCATTTCCATCTACACTTAACTGAGGTTAAAGATGTGAGGGGCCCTCAGGAGACCACCAGGCCTGAACTGTGATGAGCCCATACACTCAGAAACCACACATCAGACCAAACTGTGTGAGAACTGAAGTTAAATGTGTGCAGGGTTTAGAGACTCCTAACCATTAATTCACTGCTGAACAAAAACTCACTGGCAGCGCGTCTGCCAATAAGCAATGCTTTGCTGTATTTCAAATGGATGAAACATTAATTTCAGTACTATTCTGTTAATCGGCcactaacttaaaaaaaacatacacgtCATACTAAGAAATGCCAATGAGTATTATATAAGCTGTATGTCAAATACATCGATAGATTTTATCAGATATAACTAACTGATGAAACAAgcaatggctgaaaacaacaggaaacatTAACATGAAGCATTTTAAGCTCATTCTTCTACATTTTGCTTGAATCCAGCAGAATTAATTACAGTGTCTGATGCACATTAACATTagatgtgtctctgtctctgatgtCTGACAGTTTGggtgaaattaaaaataggAGGGCTTTGCTCTTACTACCACATTGGGACTGTTTGGCTTGCTTtatgttcttcttttttgataattttggctgtgttcatgcatatggcatacattttggagacattgtgtaattttgtttaatcttcgaatttccagctcagctcctgccacagtctaaaatacactgtgcaaACAAAATTGTAACATTCAAACATTAAGTGCAAAATATGCACCACTGAAATCCATTTAACCTGCAGTTTGATCCAAGAGACATcatgaaaacatgcattgtattatctCTTTGTGTCATTCTTGGCTTTtgttggaatttgtaatttttttttttaattttccacctgatgacacagtttttaccatatttggcatatggaggaaatacagtACATGCTATTTCCAATAGGTGCACTgccacaatcaatgttgctgttatCCCAGCAACATGACATATCCTAGGCtgtgataaaaataattgaaacaatttttggttttttttttcctctaaaatcaTGATGACatcgtgacaaaaacctggaatttaaagggtttaaaattcttaaaatgtaagaatattttatatgtatgaTTAGGATTGATATTGGTTAAAAATTCAtggaagtagaaaataatattaaggtACGTTTTTTAtgaagtttgattttgaaaagtgcattttatgcgcagagtgatatgagtgtgtgtaatactGAAGCAGGCACTAAGGGTCAAAGCCTTGTTGTTGCTGACCTGGTGGGTTGGAGACAAAATGCAGTTATGAAATGGTCAAATAACCCAAAACCCAATTCCCTCTTACAGAAAATTTAAACTCATATATTTTCTGCCAGCGGGCTGTGCTAAATCACTGGACTCTTTTTCAGGTTCCCAAAGATTAACTGGAAAAGAGAACCGAGGCCGGCTGCGCTGAGATGACAGATAATTGAGTTAGTATTTTTGTTACTTCACGCTGTTTTCTCGAACAAAGTAATAACTTTGGCTGGGATGGTGATACAGCGTTTACAGCCACTGTACAATAGCGCATGTTTCTTATTGATAAAACTAGTGTTATtcttttaatatagtttttttcccctgtgttCTAGTCAGACAGTGAAGTAACTTGTTTAtgatgcttttacttttttaaacagagcCATATCTAAAGCGCCCACCTGCACGTGCCGGGCAAGTACAGAGAATATTTTGGGGTTGAGCCTCTGGAGGTTGGGCTCTGCATGTAGACACTGACTGCTATAATGGCTGTGCAAGAAAAACTACAGACATGTACTGCTTCCAGTGACTACGTTTAGCTTCAACACTGATTGGATATCCACATAAAATGTGGCAAATTTCTCCTTTAACATTACATTCACATTCAGTTGCTTCaaattgcaatatatttaaaaaaatcaaagaatgcAATAAGTCAGAACCTTACGCGTATAACCCAAAATAGCACTCTAAATgctttacaatattttttagcaGCTGGTATTGTAGCAGTATTGTGGCATGTCTCTGTCATTTCTgactatataaaaaaagttcaaagtCTCAGAGGGATTGAGACATGCCAGCctgaacaagaacaagaacaagaacaagaaccGCCATCATGGTGATTTTGGGTTTGAAGCTCTCGTGTCTCCATTTTAAGTTATGAGATTCTTCTAGCACCCAAATCCACATCTCATATTCAAATGCAACCACATCCACCACATGGTGGGGTAACAGTCAGCAACCCACACCAGAAAATCtacattaaaatgtgtcagtaaGAAGCCCGAAACTCAACCTTGTTAgctgaaaacaagcaaacaaaatgtTGCAGCTAAGAGCaagttcaaaaataaatattaaatccTCAATCCtttatcaatcaatcatttatttctCACATGTAATCATATGAGGTACAACTCCAGCGAAGTCTAATCCTGTCAGCTCCTTTCACCTGTGCATTTTGATCtcgtcattttttgtttctttttacattgCAGGTTGCTGCTTTATGTCAGTGTTTCCAGATGAGCTGCAgggctgtgtgtttttggcatccTGAATGTTTCTGGTATTCCGTGGTTTCTGATTATGGTATAATACGTACATTAATTACAGATAGACAAAAGGAGAACTGAAATTCTGCATCCATCTTTAGGAAGTtaaatgtcgtttttttaaactttaatatcaacagaaccaaaaacagcatcaatcAACCTTATAATGCAGGTAACACCGCCTGTCAAGTCTAAACTATCCTATAAACATTATTAATGGTTCTACATGGGCATTCATCGATACATCTTACCACAAGTGCCTACACTGCAGCGGGCTGTGTATGATTAtttagtactttaactttacAAAGTTGGCAGAATTTGTCCACACGCTATTTAACtctattttcctctgagacttctactttttttggatttggaatcCAGCTTTGCCTGGCTCTGGAAAATGAATGCTAGCTGCAACTATTGAGGTTTGGTTAAATGTAGAGAGAAGGTACCAGGCCAGAGCGAATGCACATTTTGTaattgacaaaattttaaaacatttttttatttgtcatatgtacacaaaaaaaacacagtgatttacACCAAACAATGAAATTCTTCATTGCCAGTCTCCcgtcacacaaaaaaaataacaaaattagaataaaagttaaaatagttaaaaacattaaataatcagaaacaaagaactaaattaaaaacctgattttaaaaataagctgTGCTATGTCTTGTGCAAATATTGCAGATCAATCAATGCACTATGCATTAACGTAATACTGACAGATTAATGCTTTTGGTTTATTGGCTACACATTTTTGTAAGGATCACGTTGAACCTACGACAATGAtaaatgagattaaaatgtaaaacaaaaaacaacatccatGCCATTTCTGTATTATGTTTTGTCAAAATCAAACGGAGCCACTGGAGAGAGCACATGGGGCCCTGGAGCCGCAGGTTGCCTAACTCTGGCctattttttgtacaaattcTGACTTTCaacaaatatattaatatcaGTATGTTAACTAAATCTTCTGAAATTTGCTGCATATGTGTTAGTTATATTAGCAGTTAAGCTATTAAGGTTTGATCaagcaatttattttgtttttaaatgctttaggtattttagcatgttttctttcttttctttttgttgttgtaataatCTATATTGATCCACTGTATggacaatatttaaatatttattatgttcAGAGAAACGTGAATTTAGGTGCCAGGCTCAGAGTATTATTCACCAATGAGGCATATGATTTAACTTGTtaacaaatgaataaacatgCGGGTTTGCTTTATTcacataatacaaataaatcgggcttttattcagaaaaaacagaatatttatcATCAGCACATTTTGTTTAATAATCTCACTTCCAAAGACCCCTGTGTTGCATAAAACCATCAATACTGtatgattataaataaataactgtcgatgtttagttaaaaaaaatactctttaGACCTCTACTGTTGATATGTCAGTGAAGTAGAAAATGTTTCAATTAAActctaataatataataacatattaGCCAGCAGCAATGTGTGAATATTAAGACATGATAAAAGGTCAACAATGTCATATTTAGAAACTGTATCTGTTAAATCACCTGGCAAGTACacacactgggaaaaaaaaaatactccaaacCAGTGACACACTCACACGCTCACTGTGGCCTCAGGTGGTAGGCTGGCGTGTTTGTGTCACGCTCCCGGTACTAGGTTGCTGGCATTGATTGACAGGAACAGTGCTGCACGCGAGGCATGAAAGAAAGCGGGACAGTGACGATACGGAAGGTCAAAGAGCAGAGATGTGACCGAGCACAAGCTTTCACATCAACACGTGTCATCAGACACATTGTGTGTATAAGAGTGTGCGTTACctgttgtttctgtgtgcacTTTGGAGCCATCGGTGCTGGTCACTTTACACGACATAAatgttttccttccttccttcttaTCCACAGAGGATTCGAGCAACACCGTGCTTCCCAGTGGGATGGGGCTACGGACAAAGACAGTTGTTTGTCAGGTCAAACGGACTATGGGTGATATTCATCaagtacaaacaaaacatgcaacaaatgAGTATACACTGGCCAATTATttgggccaatatttggcattttgccgattatctgtatcagcgttttattttgatgatcgCAGATAAaatttattaatgaaaaagtgtgcgttCTACACTCAACCAACTTCAggaaaggcagtctgcaatatatgcaaagacagtgtcagcatggcaggaacttttactttactcagttattttttatttaaattttcacttaactttataaaaaacgTTGCTATATGACATTGAAAGTTTCagttaacatttgctaaatgcatttaaacaaaggtccgtgttggagtttgttatactCCGAATTCTAAATttcgacagaaatatttttgtttttattaagttttattgGGTTCCAAATATCGATTAacggtctcattaagtacttataatcggtattggccctgaaaaaccaatatcagtcgacccctaacacagacacacagaaccTGACTGATCATTTCAAGTAACTACAGTCAGACtgagataaaatgataaagttaaCACCAGGGTTCAGAGTTGTAGTAGTTGTTATGGTCATAAGGGTCttcaataaacacagaaaacaattaTCTACAATTTCAAACTAAGAAAAAACTTGCATTTccagaaaattgttttacattaaacattCACTCTGCTGGACTGTGTATGACAACAAAAATtgatttcaacaaaaaaatatcagttccacatgtctgaaaaataaattctcTGTACCTGCGGTAGTTGATGTTCAGGTTGGCTGTCAAAACGGGTCCGAAGAGGAAGGCAGCTTGAGTCCCGATCAAAGTATCAACCATAGTGGCTATTGCCCCCCCATGGACGTGTCtggaatcacacacacacacacacacacacacaagcaacatCTACTGGAAGTGTAGTTTTGTAAAGTTTGAGAACTCAGTAGAAGCtcattttatgagtttttgtttttctctttgtttgtttttggcattttgcctttataGGAAAGCTGGTATAatagagggagacagaaaatgacgggagatagagagagaggagcggGGACAGGAGATGCAACAAAGGTCGGTGATCAGCATTGAACCATGGATCTTTTGAGATATGCACATGCCTATTTGCCTTCCTAGAAGACcccaaaaactataaaatgtgcaaatgtattcAATATTACGGTGATGTTTTTAGTATGGAGCACAGTTGAGGTGGAACAGCAGACAGaaatcaaactatttttttccagtttcagaagtttaaatcaACGTGGAGACGTCTGAATGAGAAAACTGTTGATCtgggtgttaaagggttaaatgtgcaCAGACATTTATATAGAGCTGCAACGATTAATCGACTAGTAGTCAAATATTAAATGAATCACCAACTAATCTGATAATTGAATATTCAGTTTGAgtgatattttcagaaaataagtgttccagtgtgtaggatttagggggatgaATTGGCAGATAtggaaaacaataaacatgttttctttagtgtatcatcacctgaaaataataatcgTTTTGTTTtctagaatgagccgtttatacgtatctacatagggagcgctTCCTCGTCCAGGGAGTCTGTCACGTTGCACCGCTacgtttctacagtagctcaaagccgacaaaccaaacactggctcgaGATAGGGCCATTGGTGTTTTTGCACCAGCCACCGTAGTTAGCCCCTCTGTGACAACAGAActggaaaaataattattttttaacaggaaACGGCTTTATTCAGTCCAAATCACCAAGTTggtttgttttagagagagagagagctctgcTGATAATTCAGGTGCTgttaaaaacatcctgaacatGTGCTGCTTAAGTTATCatagaaaaaggtgagcacacatcagcaggtgTTGATCAGCAGCCCTTCTCTGATGtcaggaggagacctctgcggtTAATTTGGCTCCCTGCAATAAGCCTCCTGAACAATGATCACTTAAGGAATTCTAACacagagaagtttcagctgcttaaatctgcaatcctcacctgTAAATACCACAAAATCCtgctaaatcttacacactgctcctttacaAGTCATTATTTTCTGGTTTATTTACTCCTCTAAGACAGCAAACTGGATATCTTTGGGTTATGGTCAAAATAAGGCCATTTGATGAAATTATCCTGGACTTTGGGAAATACAGATCAACTTGTTTTTGCGAGACCAAACAACGGATCAATTAGTCAT contains:
- the them4 gene encoding acyl-coenzyme A thioesterase THEM4 isoform X1 — protein: MARSLGGLCESFQRLGSLFSAQTHLSLPPSRASVRSVSARAAAPQDFSLPNSSWSSEMMRLYEHYNSQCEVETEGGQKRRGPWRRLPSYSQIEKYPSGGMYRSKTVQSKSCFFTRNIKDQGEGFEYVLFINNKEQKGVCIFQAGPLLEGAPGHVHGGAIATMVDTLIGTQAAFLFGPVLTANLNINYRSPIPLGSTVLLESSVDKKEGRKTFMSCKVTSTDGSKVHTETTGCPECVFGSSVSAMSWRNIDHNDVNREDISIIHRFLCVCCCFPISHKLRMPTAYPTTVKIIPLHIVHVQNPAGVLKLH